TACCGAAAACCGCGGGTTGGATGCCGTTGCAATCACCGTCATCAGGTAGCGGTCTTCTGCCGGAGTTACCTCGCGTCCAGATTTTTGCCAGGGCTGTCCGGTAGGCACAAAAATAACGTCATCAAGTTGGAACCGTGAGGCAACTTCGCTTGCCGCCACCAAGTGCCCGTGATGAATCGGATCAAAGGTTCCTCCCATCACGCCAATTCTTTGCGGTGCTGACTGTTGCGGCTGGCTGTTCATGCGCCAAGATTTTACCCTGGCCTTGGTTGCAGTCCAGCTCAGAGGGCACGACAATGGAAAGGTATGACAACACCAACCCGCCCGTTGCATCGTGACTCTTTAGACCGTATTGCTGCCACTGTGGGAGATCCCAGCCGAATCAGAACCCGTCTTATTGACCGTGTCGCTTATGCCTCGGATGCTTCCCACTATTTCAACACCCCGGACGCAGTGGTCATTGCCCAGGACGCTGCTGAAGTTGGTCGGCTCCTCCGCGCTGCTCGAGACAGCAACACACCGGTGACCTTGCGTTCTGGGGGAACTAGTTTATCCGGGCAAGCTTCTGGCGAAGGCCTAATGATAGATGTTCGGCGAAATTTCCGACGCATAGAGGTGCTCGACGCCGGTCAGCGGGTCCGCGTACAACCCGGCGCTACGGTTCGCCAAGTCAATATTCAACTTATGCCCTATGGCACAAAATTAGGTCCAGATCCCGCCAGCGAAAGCGCCTGCACCATCGGCGGTGTTATCGCCAACAATTCTTCTGGCATGGCCTGCGGCACGGAGCTTAATACCTACCGCACACTAGAATCCATGGTTTTTGTGCTTCCTTCCGGCACCGTCATTGATACCTCTTCTCCTACCGCAGATCAGGACCTGGCGCACCAAGAACCAGAGTTAGTGGACACCTTACTTCGCCTCCAACGGCGGGTACGTGATAACCAGGAATCCGTCGCCATCATCGAACGCCATTTCGCGCTCAAGAACACGATGGGCTACGGGCTCAATTCTTTCCTAGACTTTGACACCCCCGTCAAACTGCTAGAACATCTCATCATCGGGTCCGAAGGAACTCTCGCCTTTGTCGCTGAAGCAGTGTTCCGCACTGTCCCTATTTCTCCCCTGACCGCAACCACCGTCGCGGTATTTAACAACCTCGATGCCGCCACAACTGCTCTTCCAAGTTTGGTGCAGTCTGGCGCCGCGACCCTGGAACTCATGGATTCTACCTCTATTAGAGTGGGCCAGGCCCTAGGAAATGTTCCCCAAGCCATCACTGGTTTTGAGGTTGATCGCCAAGCCGCGCTGCTCATCGAATACTACGCTGACCAGGAAGAAGAATTGCGCACCACCATGAAAACGGGGGATGCCTTATTAGGTGATCTGCCGCTTTTCTCCTCGGCGCAGTTATCCACTGATCCTGCGGCGCGCACTCAAGCCTGGAATTTCCGCAAAGGACTATACGCATCCGTAGCAGAAGCTCGCCCCGCGGGCACCACGGCACTCTTGGAAGACGTGGTAGTACCCGTGGAGTCTCTCGCCCCTACCTGCGAAAGCCTCCAAGAGCTTTTTCAGCGCTACGGATATTCCGATTCCGTGATTTTCGGCCATGCGAAAGACGGCAATATTCACTTCATGCTCACTGATCGCTTTGAAGGGGCTGAAGCCCTGGGCCGCTATGACAAATTCAATGATCAGATGGTAGACATCATTCTCGGCGCCCATGGCAATCTGAAAGCTGAACACGGCACCGGCCGGGCTATGGCACCCTATGTTCGACGCCAATATGGCGATGAACTGTATGAGGTCATGGTGCAGTTGAAATCTGCGTGTGACCCGACCTGGATGCTTAACCCAGGGGTGATCCTAGAAGAAACTCCCGGCGCGCACATGCGCAACATCAAGCTCATTGAACCAGTCGATGAGGAAACAAACCGCTGCGTGGAATGTGGTTATTGTGAGCCGGTATGCCCTAGCAAGAATCTGACGTTAACCCCGCGCCAAAGAATTGTGGTGCGACGTGCCTATGCCCGAGCTACCGAAGCCGGGGATCTTGATACGGCGAAGAAGTTAGCTCAGGACTATAACTATGACGGTATTGATACCTGCGCCGTTGATGGCATGTGCCTGACCGCGTGCCCGGTAGGAATCAATACTGGAGATTTAATTCGTCGATTACGCAAAGAAGAACACGACAGCACTCCCGTGCTTTCTGCGGCGTGGACTGCCGCGGCGAAGAATTGGGGCCCTGCTAGCCGGGTGGGTTCAGTAGCTCTAAGCTCTGCCCATATCTTGCCTTCGAGTTTGGTGAGCAAGGTAACCGATGTCGCCAGGAAACTTGTCGACCAAGACACCATGCCCCGTTACAGCCGAGATTTGCCTGCTGGTGGGCATAATCGTCGGCAATTCTCCGGGGTGGTGGGTGCCCCGCTGGGGCGCATCATGGGTGTTTATCTCCCCGCTTGCGTTAACTCCATGTTTGGTGCCGCTGGTGACGGCCCGGGGGTGACCAACAGCTTCATTACCTTGTTGGAACATGCTGGAGTGGCCCTACGTGTCCCAGATAATATTGAGTGGTTATGCTGTGCCACCCCGTGGTCTTCTAAGGGATTTACCCGGGGCCGGGAGGCCATGGCTACCAGAGTCCACGAGGCCGTCCGGGAGTTGAGCAATAACGGTGAACTTCCCATTATCAGCGATGCCGTCAGCTGTACCGAAGGGTTCCATAAGATTCTGGAACCACTTGGTCTGAGGGTAGTTGATTCGGTCAGCTTCACCGCCCAGCACCTACTCGACAAGCTGCAGATCACGCCGAAAATCAGTGACGTGGTTATACACCCCACCTGTTCATCTACCCATCTTGGGGTCACCCCAGACATGGAGAAAATCGCCTGGGCAGTCGTCGGGCCAGATGGGCACGTTTTTGTTCCCACAACCTGGGGATGCTGCGCCTTTGCTGGCGACCGCGGGATGCTGCACCCAGAGTTAACGGCCTCAGCTACTCAAGCTGAAGCCGATGAGATTAAAGATCTTGAACGCCGCCTAGGCAAGCAACTGCACTATGCGTCCTTGAATCGCACTTGTGAGTTAGGGATGTCTCGAGCCACCGGACAGGAATACCACCATATCCTGGAGTATCTAGCCGAGGCGTGCCAGGCCTAGCTTTGCGCGCCGGTGGCCCCCACCTAGTTCTTAAGCCAACGCTCTAACCTTTTCTGACTGGGTTTCTTCCGTATCCTGGGCAAGCCGAGCTAGTTGGATGGAGCGGGCGTAAATAGAAATCCCGAGGAAGCAGAGGGTAAACATCCCAAGAACAATGATGCCTCGGTAGTAGACGCTATCGATATTGGCATCAACCGCACGGATATAGGCGTCGCGAGCATAGCTCATGGGGTGGAAGGCGTGGAGCGCACGTAGCGGTCCGGGGGTGAGCTGGCTGGGCCAGACTCCACCAAAGCAGAACACCCCGTAAGCGAAGAATCCGAGGGAGAAAGCGGCACCCACTAATTGTCCAAAGACAACTCGGAGCATCTGGAAACAGGCGGTGCCATTAGTGGCGATCATGAAGATCGCTAGCGCGTAGGCCCAAGGGCGCGACGGGTGAAAGTCCAAGGACATGCCAGTCCAGGTCAAGAGACCCATGATGATGAGATTGACCAATCCCACCAAAGCGAAGCCGGCGAGCACTGGTTTGGCTGCACCCTTATGGCGATAAATACCAAGAATGTGCGGGGCAAGCATACTGACCAAGGCCATAGCTAGATAACCGAATACCAAGATCAGAATGAGGGTGACACCCTGGGAAAGCACCTTAGAGGTGGGGTTATGCACGTCGCTGAGGGTTTGAACCGGGTGACGATAATCCTCGGAATAGTTAACTGGCACCGCAATCTGCTGCGAGGAAGACTCAATATTGCGGATCTGCGGGGCCTTAGCAGCACCGTCAGCTAAACCAGAATTCAATAAACTGGTGCCTTCTTTGAGGCGTCGGGCGCCATCATCGAGTTGATGGGCACCATCTTTCATTTGCCCCATGCCATCATCAAGTCGCACTGCGCCATCCCGTAGCTGCGCGGTACCATCTTTGAGCTGCAACACTCCGGAAAGATACGGGGCAGACGGGTCATTTAAGTTGTATCGCATCAAGGCAGTCCCGTCCTTGAGCTGCTGCAACTTATTCACCATAGCTTCCGGGTTACCAGAGTCCAGTACGGAAATCTGCTGGCGAATATTTTCTGCCTGCTCATGCAAACCAGCCCGTTCCAAAGAATCAACCACTGGGCGCAGTTGAGCGGCCACGCCCCCGGCTTGTTGCAATAACGGAATCAACTTACCGGTCAACTGCCCCACGCCGTCATCAATTTTTGCCGAGCCCTCCCCAAGCTGCCCGGTGCCGGAAACCAACTGGGACATGCCATCGTCTAGTCGCGCGGACCCATCGCGCATCTGCTCGGTACCATCTTTAAGCTGGGCGGTACCATCCACAGCTTTCGAGGTTCCATCCTTGAGCTGGGTCATACCGTCATCCAGCTGCTTGGCCCCACCTGCTGCTTTGTTCAGACCTGCCCCCAGCTGATTAATACCACCGAGGATTTTCGCGGCATACCCTTCAGAAATCCCTTTTTGGACACCTTGTTCGATCCCTGGAACAAGACCCGATGTCAGCAAGGGCGTGTTGGTTCCGTAGTGGTCATTGTAGGAGATGACGACCTCAGCTTGATGAGGTTGCGGATCCACGACTGTGGCTACTTCCTGGGAGAAATTCCGAGGAATGGACAACACCACCATGTAGTCTTCATCTCGCAACCCTGTATCGGCTTCCTCTGCAGATACTTGTTCAAAATTGAGGTAGTCGGTGTTCATCAAACCATTGACGACATCATCGCCAAAGTTGACGTGCTTTCCGTCTTGATCGGCCCCAGTATCTTCATTAACCACTGCGAGTTTGACATCTTTGAGATAGTGCGATGGATCCCATAATGACCACATGAACGCGGCAGCCACGAGCAGGGGCGCAACTAAAACCAAGATGAGGACGACCCGGAAGAAAATCCGGCGGGGATTCCGTGGGGCCGGGGCAGCTGAAGCAAATAGAGACATAGGGGTTCTCCGATGGAAACCTGGGGCCAATAGGGTCAAGAATCATCTTTCTGTGGGGACACAGAAGTGCAGCTAGAGATGATATTGCAGGCAATAGTTCAAACTGAAAATATCTCAATCAAGGCTCTGTGAACAAACCTGAATCGACAAATTCAGAATGTATAGCTTTGCCACAGGGAGAATATAGCAAAGAGTTCATTTGGATTGGAATATAACTGACCCACTTTCTTAAGACTATCCGGACCCACCAGCTTTGACCAGGCCTTTTCATGAACATATAAAAATTCTTGCGGGCAATGTATAAACCTTAAATTCTCGTTCAGAATTTAGTATTTAGCACAAATGATTAATGCTTTCATTATTCTTTTAACTACCTAAATATGAGAGTGCAAACTATCATTTTCGTGGTGATGGTTTAGACCTCTTAACTTCCTCTATTTCTAACCCAAAAGTAGATATATTTCCCCAGATAAGCACTATATTTTGTGCTAATAACCACGCCGTAAACACGCTACTTTCTATGATGGACCCATGCGCGATCACGTTCTCTTCCTTGCTACTGGAGGCACTATTTCTTGTTGCCGCGACTCTGGCGGCGCTTTGGTGCCCACAAAAAACAGCTCCGAGTTACTGGAACTTAGTCGGCAATGTAGGGAATTTCGCTGCGATCTCGAGGTTCAGACCTGTGACTTGGCGCAGCTTGACTCCTCATCCTTAGACCTCGCACAGTTAGACAAAATTCTGGACACCATTGACCACGCCTGGGAAAATCCACAAACCCGCGGGATTGTCCTCTCTCACGGAACAGACTCGCTAGAAGAAACAGCCCTGGCTCTCGAACTCTTTCACCATGACCCGCGGCCGCTCGTTATTACCGGGGCGATGCGTCCGGCGGATGATCCCCTAGCCGATGGGCCACGAAACCTTGCCTCTGCTCTGACCTATGCTGCCGACCCACGCAATCTCAGACAAACAGTAAAAGTCTGCTTTCACTCTCGATTTCTTGCCGCTCGCGGAGTGTGGAAAAAACACACCACAGACCTCGACGCTTTTTATGGTGATGAGGCGGCAACCACCCCCATCAATTACCACGAGATTTTGGGGCAGAGACCCAAGCTCAGCGGCATAGATGTCCGAATTATTCATTGCTATCCCGGCGCGCCAGGACGAATCATTAATGAGGCGATAGCAGCCGGAGTAGATGGAATTGTCGTTGAAGCTATGGGAGCAGGAAACGTCGGGCAACCCATGGCTGAGGGAATTATTCGGGCCCGTGAACAACACATTCCCGTGGTATTAGGGACCAGGGTGCCGTCGGGCCCAATCGAAACGATCTATGGGGGAGCCGGCGGTGGAGCAACCCTCGGCGAAGCCGGCGTCATCAGTGCCGGGAGACTTCACCCCAGCCAAGCGAGGATAGCGCTCATTGCTGCCTTGGCAGCAAACGTCGACCCTCGCCTTCTGCTGACTCAGGACTCCTAAGCACTAGGGTCGGGTTTGCCCCTCCCCCTCCAGGATCCATTTCGTACTCGTTAGTTCCGGAAGAGCCAACGGCCCCCGCGCATGAAGCTTTTGGGTGGAAATACCAATTTCCGCACCCATGCCATACTCTTCACCATCCGTAAACGCGGTAGAAGCATTAATCATCACTGCGGCGGAATCCACCGCAGCGCTAAAACGCTGCGCAATCCTGGTATCAAGCGTGGCAATCCCCTCAGTATGGCCAGTGGAGTAACGGCTAATGTGGCTAATAGCTTCCTCCACTCCAGATACTAAGCGAAAACTAATATCTAAGGACAAATACTCCGTCCCCCAATCCTCTTCAGTAGCCGGAATAATATTGTCTGCGCCTAGCTCCCTAAGTTCATCTTCCCCGTGAATCTTCACCCCCGCCTCTTGGAGTGCAGCAATGATCTTTAACTGATTCTCCGGAGAAATCGCCCGGTCAACAAGAACCGTTTCGGTGGCGTTGCAGACGCTCGGGCGTCGAGTTTTTCCATTAATAACCAGCGCTATGGCCTGATCAATATCCGCAGTCGCATCAATATAAAAGTGACAATTCCCGGCTCCGGTTTCAATACTCGGCACAGTCGCCTCACTAACCACGGCGTCAATAAGTCGAGCTGAACCACGCGGAATGACCACGTCAACTAAGCCCCGGGCAGTAATGAGGTCGCGAACAGAGTCGTGGGAGTCACACGGCAAAAGCTGCACAATTTCGCGCGCAATTCCGTGCTGTTCCGCAACATCCTGAAGAATGGTCACCAACGCACTATTGCTGTGCCGAGCAGACTGCGAACCGCGCAGCAAAGCAACGTTGCCGGACTTTAGAGCCAAACCAAACGCGTCAACGGTGACGTTGGGGCGCGCCTCATAAACAATCCCCAACACTCCTAAGGGAACTCGCACTTTTCGCATCCGAATACCATTGGGCATCACCGAACCTGTGACCACATCCCCCACCGGATCTTTAAGCGCTGCTACTTGGCGTAAGCCGGCCGCCATCCCGCTCAACCGAGCACTGTCTAAACTCAGGCGATCAAGTAACGCCTCACTGAGCCCAGCCTCTTGCCCAGCTGCGACGTCCTGGCGATTGGCAGCTAAAACTTCCTCCTGTCGAGGCCCCTCCAGTGCTTGAGCAGCATCGCGAAGAATCTGATTTTTTTCATCTGAGTGTAAAGCCGCAACAATCGGCGCTAATTCTTTAGCCCGACGTGCTTTCCTTAAAACTTCTTCACGTTGTCTATTTGTGTGCTCTACTGACGTCATAGTTTGGGAGTCTAATCTCTACGTCAGCAGCTACACCCTTTTTTACACCCGTCTTTTCTATTACCCAGTTCACTGATAATTTTATTTCTACTCATTGACAGGAAACTGTAAAGAAGGTTTAATCCATGGCTTCTACCAACCAAAAACCAGGCCGGGAGGTGTTCTCCAGCCGGGCTGCGTTCCTCTTTGCCGCTATCGGCTCTGCCGTGGGTCTCGGCAATATTTGGCGCTTCCCCTACGTGGCCTATGATTCCGGCGGCGGAGCGTTCCTTATCCCTTATATCGTGGCTCTCCTTACCGCCGGCATCCCGCTTCTGTTCTTTGACTACGCCATCGGTCACCGCTTCCGCGGGTCCGCACCCAAGTCCTTCCACCGCCTGCGCTCCTGGGCAGAACCGGTGGGCTGGATCCAAACCGGAGTGTCGTTTTTTATCACTCTCTACTATTCCGTGATTGTGGGCTGGGCGTTAATTTACGCCTTCAAGTCACTCACCCAACCGTGGGGCGGAGATGCTGACTCCTATTTCTTTAAAGATTTCCTCAGAATGGAGACCAGCCATCTGTTAACCTTTGATTTTGTCTGGCCCATTGCCATTGCCCTTCTTGCCGTCTGGATCATGGTGATCCTAGTTCTCGCGGCTGGGGTGGACCGGGGTATCGGCATTGTCTCTAAGATTTTTATCCCGTTGCTCGCCATTCTCTTCATCATCGTGGTGCTGTTCTCTCTCACCCTCGAAGGGGCAGCTACCGGATTAAATGCGCTATTTACCCCCAACTGGTCAGCATTAAAGAACCCGACGGTATGGCTTGCCGCCTACGGGCAGATTTTCTTCTCCCTCTCGGTGGCTTTCGGCATCATGCTCACCTACGCTTCCTACCTCAAACCCCGCTCTAATTTGACGGGAACCGGCCTTGTCACTGCCTTCGCGAACTCCTCTTTCGAGGTTCTCGCCGGGGTGGGTGTGTTCTCAACTCTTGGTTTCATGGCTGTCAAGAGCGGTGTACCGGTGGAAGATGTTGCCACCTCCGGCATCGGTTTGGCCTTCGTCGCGTTCCCCACTGTCATTTCCCAAATGGGAGGGCTTTTAGGCGGGATTTTCGGATTCCTCTTCTTCCTCTCCCTCTTCATCGCCGGCATCACCTCCCTGATGTCGCTTTTTGAAGTAGTTGTCGGCGCTGCTCAAGACAAATTCAACCTAGAACGGAAAACAGCGGTCATCGGCATCGGCGCGGTGATGACTGTGTTATCCCTCCTACTTTTCCCCACCACATCAGGGCTTGTCGCCCTCGATATTATGGATAAATTCACCAACTCCATCGGCATTGTGTCGGTCGCTATTATCGCCATCGTCGTGGTGGATTGGTTATTACACCGTTCTGATGAATTAGCTCTCCACCTCAACGCGGTGTCTTCCTTCCGAGTCGGAACAATCTGGCGAATTTGCGTCTCCAACCTCACCCCGGTGGTGTTGTTTGTCATGCTCTTCCAGGAGATCATTTCTCTCATCAAAGAGCCCTATGGGGGTTACCAAAGTGGCCAAGTCGCACTTTTTGGATGGGCAGTGTTAGCCATCATCTTCATCGGCGCCATGGTCATGACTATTGTCCCCTGGCGCGGTGAACAATTCCTGGCCGGCCCACCCGGCTCCGATTTTGGGGTCCGCACCGCCCGACAACTTGAAGCCCGCACTCCCCGGCAAGCAGTCAGCATCGAGACTCCGACGCAGCAGGAGGAACAATCATGACCGGTGCAGCAATTGTAATGATGACCCTATTTATGTTGGTGATCTGGGGCGGTCTGGCGCTAAGCATTATTCATCTCCAAAAGCACCCAGATGAAACATCCGGGCACCTTGGAGATCATCCAGACCTGAGCAACGAGGCACTCCAAAAAATGGAGCGACACTAGTAGCCCTGAGCCACGTCCACCTCATTGGGCATGGCTGCGCCTTGTTCAAAAGCTGCGGCGTTTCTTACCGCTAGGTCACCCACTAAAACCTTGGTGCGTTCTTTGGTGTTAGCAGTGTGCGGAGTGATAAGGACGTTGTCCATCTTCCAGAGCGGGTGACCATCTGGAAGAGGTTCTGGATCCGTCACATCAAGCGCCGCACCCCCAATCTCTCCTTCCTCTAACGCCCTCACCAGGTCCTCAGTATTCACCAATCCCCCACGCCCCACGTTGACTAACAGGGCGTCTTTTTTCATTCTCCGGAAAACATCGACGTTGACCATCCCCCGTGTGCGATCACTTAAGGGAACTAAGAGCACCACGATATCGGCTCTATCCCACACCTGCGAAGCCTTATCCATCGCAATGCTTTCATCTGCACCGGGAACCTCGCGACCAGAGTTAGTGACCGCGATGATGTGTGGCTGGAAGGGG
This genomic interval from Corynebacterium poyangense contains the following:
- a CDS encoding asparaginase → MRDHVLFLATGGTISCCRDSGGALVPTKNSSELLELSRQCREFRCDLEVQTCDLAQLDSSSLDLAQLDKILDTIDHAWENPQTRGIVLSHGTDSLEETALALELFHHDPRPLVITGAMRPADDPLADGPRNLASALTYAADPRNLRQTVKVCFHSRFLAARGVWKKHTTDLDAFYGDEAATTPINYHEILGQRPKLSGIDVRIIHCYPGAPGRIINEAIAAGVDGIVVEAMGAGNVGQPMAEGIIRAREQHIPVVLGTRVPSGPIETIYGGAGGGATLGEAGVISAGRLHPSQARIALIAALAANVDPRLLLTQDS
- a CDS encoding sodium-dependent transporter; the protein is MASTNQKPGREVFSSRAAFLFAAIGSAVGLGNIWRFPYVAYDSGGGAFLIPYIVALLTAGIPLLFFDYAIGHRFRGSAPKSFHRLRSWAEPVGWIQTGVSFFITLYYSVIVGWALIYAFKSLTQPWGGDADSYFFKDFLRMETSHLLTFDFVWPIAIALLAVWIMVILVLAAGVDRGIGIVSKIFIPLLAILFIIVVLFSLTLEGAATGLNALFTPNWSALKNPTVWLAAYGQIFFSLSVAFGIMLTYASYLKPRSNLTGTGLVTAFANSSFEVLAGVGVFSTLGFMAVKSGVPVEDVATSGIGLAFVAFPTVISQMGGLLGGIFGFLFFLSLFIAGITSLMSLFEVVVGAAQDKFNLERKTAVIGIGAVMTVLSLLLFPTTSGLVALDIMDKFTNSIGIVSVAIIAIVVVDWLLHRSDELALHLNAVSSFRVGTIWRICVSNLTPVVLFVMLFQEIISLIKEPYGGYQSGQVALFGWAVLAIIFIGAMVMTIVPWRGEQFLAGPPGSDFGVRTARQLEARTPRQAVSIETPTQQEEQS
- a CDS encoding D-isomer specific 2-hydroxyacid dehydrogenase family protein, translated to MRFSMYPQVWETTVAEIESAGHQYLPAEEGIIPDNIDFLVYNGGGKQFPELPESVRYVQTTYAGLDDLLKENKLTDKVRWANAKGLFASTVAESALGLILASYHKHKSIAMAATWSVQAEIDASTQWLYDHKTVAIIGAGGIGEELIKLLRPFQPHIIAVTNSGREVPGADESIAMDKASQVWDRADIVVLLVPLSDRTRGMVNVDVFRRMKKDALLVNVGRGGLVNTEDLVRALEEGEIGGAALDVTDPEPLPDGHPLWKMDNVLITPHTANTKERTKVLVGDLAVRNAAAFEQGAAMPNEVDVAQGY
- a CDS encoding YhgE/Pip domain-containing protein; this translates as MSLFASAAPAPRNPRRIFFRVVLILVLVAPLLVAAAFMWSLWDPSHYLKDVKLAVVNEDTGADQDGKHVNFGDDVVNGLMNTDYLNFEQVSAEEADTGLRDEDYMVVLSIPRNFSQEVATVVDPQPHQAEVVISYNDHYGTNTPLLTSGLVPGIEQGVQKGISEGYAAKILGGINQLGAGLNKAAGGAKQLDDGMTQLKDGTSKAVDGTAQLKDGTEQMRDGSARLDDGMSQLVSGTGQLGEGSAKIDDGVGQLTGKLIPLLQQAGGVAAQLRPVVDSLERAGLHEQAENIRQQISVLDSGNPEAMVNKLQQLKDGTALMRYNLNDPSAPYLSGVLQLKDGTAQLRDGAVRLDDGMGQMKDGAHQLDDGARRLKEGTSLLNSGLADGAAKAPQIRNIESSSQQIAVPVNYSEDYRHPVQTLSDVHNPTSKVLSQGVTLILILVFGYLAMALVSMLAPHILGIYRHKGAAKPVLAGFALVGLVNLIIMGLLTWTGMSLDFHPSRPWAYALAIFMIATNGTACFQMLRVVFGQLVGAAFSLGFFAYGVFCFGGVWPSQLTPGPLRALHAFHPMSYARDAYIRAVDANIDSVYYRGIIVLGMFTLCFLGISIYARSIQLARLAQDTEETQSEKVRALA
- a CDS encoding FAD-binding and (Fe-S)-binding domain-containing protein, encoding MTTPTRPLHRDSLDRIAATVGDPSRIRTRLIDRVAYASDASHYFNTPDAVVIAQDAAEVGRLLRAARDSNTPVTLRSGGTSLSGQASGEGLMIDVRRNFRRIEVLDAGQRVRVQPGATVRQVNIQLMPYGTKLGPDPASESACTIGGVIANNSSGMACGTELNTYRTLESMVFVLPSGTVIDTSSPTADQDLAHQEPELVDTLLRLQRRVRDNQESVAIIERHFALKNTMGYGLNSFLDFDTPVKLLEHLIIGSEGTLAFVAEAVFRTVPISPLTATTVAVFNNLDAATTALPSLVQSGAATLELMDSTSIRVGQALGNVPQAITGFEVDRQAALLIEYYADQEEELRTTMKTGDALLGDLPLFSSAQLSTDPAARTQAWNFRKGLYASVAEARPAGTTALLEDVVVPVESLAPTCESLQELFQRYGYSDSVIFGHAKDGNIHFMLTDRFEGAEALGRYDKFNDQMVDIILGAHGNLKAEHGTGRAMAPYVRRQYGDELYEVMVQLKSACDPTWMLNPGVILEETPGAHMRNIKLIEPVDEETNRCVECGYCEPVCPSKNLTLTPRQRIVVRRAYARATEAGDLDTAKKLAQDYNYDGIDTCAVDGMCLTACPVGINTGDLIRRLRKEEHDSTPVLSAAWTAAAKNWGPASRVGSVALSSAHILPSSLVSKVTDVARKLVDQDTMPRYSRDLPAGGHNRRQFSGVVGAPLGRIMGVYLPACVNSMFGAAGDGPGVTNSFITLLEHAGVALRVPDNIEWLCCATPWSSKGFTRGREAMATRVHEAVRELSNNGELPIISDAVSCTEGFHKILEPLGLRVVDSVSFTAQHLLDKLQITPKISDVVIHPTCSSTHLGVTPDMEKIAWAVVGPDGHVFVPTTWGCCAFAGDRGMLHPELTASATQAEADEIKDLERRLGKQLHYASLNRTCELGMSRATGQEYHHILEYLAEACQA
- the metS gene encoding methionine/alanine import NSS transporter subunit MetS, with the protein product MTGAAIVMMTLFMLVIWGGLALSIIHLQKHPDETSGHLGDHPDLSNEALQKMERH
- a CDS encoding glutamate-5-semialdehyde dehydrogenase produces the protein MTSVEHTNRQREEVLRKARRAKELAPIVAALHSDEKNQILRDAAQALEGPRQEEVLAANRQDVAAGQEAGLSEALLDRLSLDSARLSGMAAGLRQVAALKDPVGDVVTGSVMPNGIRMRKVRVPLGVLGIVYEARPNVTVDAFGLALKSGNVALLRGSQSARHSNSALVTILQDVAEQHGIAREIVQLLPCDSHDSVRDLITARGLVDVVIPRGSARLIDAVVSEATVPSIETGAGNCHFYIDATADIDQAIALVINGKTRRPSVCNATETVLVDRAISPENQLKIIAALQEAGVKIHGEDELRELGADNIIPATEEDWGTEYLSLDISFRLVSGVEEAISHISRYSTGHTEGIATLDTRIAQRFSAAVDSAAVMINASTAFTDGEEYGMGAEIGISTQKLHARGPLALPELTSTKWILEGEGQTRP